The Helicobacter pylori genome includes a window with the following:
- a CDS encoding DUF1104 domain-containing protein gives MKKLAFSLLFTGTFLGLFLNASDFKSMDDKQLLEQAGKVAPSEVPEFRAEINKRLAVMKEEERKKYKADFKKAMDKNLASLSQEDRNKRKKEILEVIANKKKTMTMKEYREEGLDLHDCACEGPFHDHEKKGKKGKKPNHHEH, from the coding sequence ATGAAAAAATTGGCGTTTTCTTTATTATTTACAGGGACTTTTTTGGGGCTTTTTTTGAATGCGAGCGATTTTAAGAGCATGGATGACAAGCAACTATTAGAGCAAGCAGGGAAAGTTGCTCCTAGCGAAGTTCCAGAGTTTCGCGCAGAAATCAATAAGCGATTAGCAGTGATGAAAGAAGAAGAGCGTAAAAAATATAAAGCGGATTTTAAGAAAGCGATGGATAAAAATTTAGCTTCTTTAAGCCAAGAAGATCGCAACAAGCGTAAAAAAGAAATTCTTGAAGTGATTGCTAACAAAAAGAAAACAATGACCATGAAAGAATATCGTGAAGAGGGGCTAGATTTGCACGATTGCGCATGTGAAGGTCCTTTTCACGATCATGAAAAAAAGGGAAAGAAAGGGAAAAAACCAAACCATCATGAGCATTAA
- a CDS encoding L-serine ammonia-lyase, translating into MASFSILSIFKIGVGPSSSHTIGPMEAGARFCGLLKGVLEQVARVQITLHGSLALTGKGHLSDEAVLIGLHGIYANELEVTTKKALLHEVFENKVLKLANQHRIHFDYSKDLIFDNKPLAKHQNALILKAFNTKNEVLKEETYYSVGGGFVYTEKELDNLSEESGNGSIAYDFSSAKELLELCQKHQKNIAEIVRLREDALKNRPDAMMAKIYHAMLECYDNGANSKEKYLPGSLRVTRLAPSIKARLEKHPTSGKDPLALIDYISLYARAIAEENASGGKVVTAPTNGACAVVPSVLLYAKNHLFENLSQKVINDFLLTSAAIGYLYKKNASLSGAEAGCQAEIGVASSMAAGGLACLCQATTQQVLIASEIAMEHHLGLTCDPVGGLVQIPCIERNVLGAIKAISASKLALEDEYKPKVSLDEVIATMYATGKDMNEKYKETSLGGLAKTLEC; encoded by the coding sequence ATGGCTAGTTTTTCTATTTTATCCATTTTTAAAATCGGCGTGGGGCCTAGCTCTTCACACACCATAGGGCCTATGGAAGCGGGAGCGAGATTTTGCGGGTTGTTAAAAGGCGTTTTAGAGCAGGTTGCGCGCGTTCAAATCACCTTGCATGGCTCATTAGCTTTAACCGGCAAAGGGCATTTGAGCGATGAGGCGGTTTTAATTGGCTTGCATGGTATTTATGCTAACGAATTAGAGGTAACAACCAAAAAAGCCTTATTGCATGAAGTTTTTGAAAACAAGGTTTTAAAACTCGCTAACCAGCATCGCATCCATTTTGATTATTCTAAAGATTTGATTTTTGACAATAAACCTTTAGCCAAACACCAAAACGCTCTCATTCTAAAAGCTTTTAACACTAAAAATGAGGTTTTAAAAGAAGAGACTTATTATTCTGTCGGTGGAGGGTTTGTCTATACTGAAAAAGAATTAGACAACTTGTCTGAAGAGAGCGGGAATGGAAGTATTGCCTATGATTTTTCAAGCGCTAAGGAATTGCTAGAATTATGCCAAAAACACCAAAAAAACATCGCTGAAATCGTGCGTTTGAGAGAAGACGCTCTCAAAAACCGCCCTGATGCAATGATGGCTAAAATTTATCATGCGATGCTTGAGTGTTATGATAATGGGGCTAATTCTAAAGAAAAGTATCTGCCCGGTTCTTTGAGAGTAACACGATTAGCTCCAAGCATTAAAGCGCGTTTAGAAAAACACCCCACAAGTGGGAAAGACCCCTTAGCGTTGATTGATTACATTTCGCTTTACGCTCGCGCCATTGCTGAAGAAAACGCTAGTGGAGGAAAGGTGGTAACCGCTCCCACTAATGGAGCGTGCGCGGTGGTGCCAAGCGTGCTTTTATACGCTAAAAACCATTTGTTTGAAAATTTATCGCAAAAGGTCATCAATGATTTTTTACTCACCAGTGCAGCGATTGGCTATCTTTACAAGAAAAACGCTTCCTTAAGCGGTGCAGAAGCGGGGTGTCAGGCTGAAATTGGCGTGGCAAGCTCTATGGCTGCGGGGGGGTTAGCCTGTTTGTGCCAAGCGACCACGCAACAGGTTTTAATCGCTAGTGAAATCGCTATGGAACACCATTTAGGATTGACATGCGATCCGGTGGGGGGCTTGGTGCAAATCCCTTGCATTGAGCGCAATGTTTTAGGAGCGATTAAAGCGATCAGTGCTTCTAAATTAGCCCTAGAAGATGAATACAAGCCTAAAGTGAGCCTAGATGAAGTGATCGCTACGATGTATGCGACCGGAAAAGACATGAATGAAAAATACAAAGAGACATCGTTAGGGGGGTTAGCTAAGACTTTAGAATGCTAA